In a single window of the Elaeis guineensis isolate ETL-2024a chromosome 8, EG11, whole genome shotgun sequence genome:
- the LOC105050675 gene encoding LOW QUALITY PROTEIN: protein trichome birefringence-like 19 (The sequence of the model RefSeq protein was modified relative to this genomic sequence to represent the inferred CDS: inserted 3 bases in 3 codons): MHVFFSSSYSTPMKPYASELPSFRKTNPENTPKKVLFLTLTLVLLTIAPIYFYPLLGSSFPWKSSAASASSSPPSNEDIDPIRRVGLSKKCDIFKGEWVPNPKAPYYTNATCWAIHEHQNCMKYGRPDTDFMKWRWKPNDCELPIFNPAQFLELVRGKSLAFVGDSVGRNQMQSLVCLLSRVTYLEDVSPATFDGKSRRYFYPTHNFTLANIWSPYLVKAYDADPNGPLLTGLYDLYLDEPDTNWTTKIEEFDYVIVSAGHWFFRPTMYYENNQLVGCFYCKKENITDLTMYYGYRMAFRTTFQALLNLKGYKGMTFLRTFAPAHFENGEWDKGGDCIRKRPFRSNETRLETFNLELYLTQXEEFKAAEKEGREKGLKFRLLDTTEVMLLRPDGHPGRYGHLPNAXVALNNDCVHWCLPXPIDTWNDFLLHMLKMEGGRSSSGRLNWSERKMRIR; the protein is encoded by the exons ATGCACGTCTTCTTCTCATCATCCTATTCCACTCCAATGAAGCCTTATGCATCAGAGCTTCCCTCTTTTAGGAAAACAAACCCCGAAAACACCCCAAAAAAAGTTCTTTTTCTAACACTAACACTAGTCCTCCTCACCATTGCTCCCATCTATTTCTACCCTTTACTAGGCTCATCATTTCCATGGAAGAGTAGTGCTGCCTCTgcatcctcttctcctccttctaaTGAAGACATCGATCCGATAAGGAGAGTAGGATTGTCTAAGAAATGTGATATCTTTAAAGGGGAATGGGTTCCAAATCCTAAAGCGCCATACTATACGAATGCGACGTGTTGGGCGATCCATGAGCACCAAAACTGTATGAAGTATGGAAGGCCTGACACTGACTTCATGAAGTGGAGATGGAAACCTAATGACTGTGAGCTACCCATCTTCAACCCTGCTCAGTTCCTAGAGCTTGTTAGAGGAAAGTCCTTGGCCTTTGTTGGAGACTCCGTTGGAAGAAACCAGATGCAGTCTTTGGTGTGTCTCCTATCTAGG GTAACATACTTGGAAGATGTATCCCCAGCTACATTTGATGGCAAGTCCAGGCGCTATTTCTACCCAACCCATAACTTCACTCTAGCCAACATCTGGTCGCCATATCTCGTGAAGGCTTATGATGCTGATCCCAATGGCCCACTACTCACTGGTCTCTACGACCTCTACTTAGATGAACCTGATACCAATTGGACGACCAAGATCGAGGAGTTCGACTACGTTATCGTGTCCGCCGGACACTGGTTCTTCCGGCCCACCATGTACTATGAGAACAACCAACTTGTAGGGTGCTTCTACTGCAAAAAAGAGAACATCACTGATCTCACCATGTATTACGGCTATAGGATGGCCTTCAGAACCACATTCCAAGCCTTGCTCAATCTCAAAGGCTATAAAGGTATGACATTCCTTAGAACTTTTGCTCCAGCCCACTTCGAGAACGGTGAGTGGGACAAGGGAGGGGACTGCATtagaaagagacctttcagaaGCAACGAGACAAGACTGGAGACCTTCAATCTTGAGCTCTATTTGACAc tggaggagttcaaagcggCTGAGAAGGAGGGCAGAGAGAAGGGTCTCAAGTTTAGGTTGTTGGATACTACTGAAGTCATGCTGCTGAGACCGGATGGGCACCCCGGTCGTTATGGCCATCTGCCAAATG AAGTTGCATTGAACAATGACTGTGTCCATTGGTGTTTGC GGCCAATCGACACGTGGAATGATTTCTTGCTTCATATGTTGAAGATGGAGGGTGGGAGATCGTCCTCAGGCCGGCTTAATTGGAGTGAGAGAAAGATGAGGATCAGATAA